CTTTTTTGTTATCAGTGACCTTTCTGATTCTACTAGCAGCTTGATCCAACACGAGTGTAACATTACACCGGCAGCTCGAAGTTCAACAAGGCACTTGGCAAACTCTCCAGCAAATACATTAGACAGAGACACTTCATCTGACTCCTctctggaccctgggtctccatTTAAGTTGGCTAAATCCCCAGGGCTGTCTAGATCCGCACTCAATTTGAAAGCCAGTTTTGACTATCACTTGAGGAGGAAGTATAGGAGACAAGCACATCAAAGATGTAAGGAGAaaccaaaagagagaaaaaagaggtACAAGAGCACAGGAAAACCTAGAGGGAGACCGCGGCTAACTGCTCCACAAGAAGAGCAGAAAAAAAGACTTCTAGACAGaggttttcagttttcttttgtgGAAAAAGAATATGGAAAGAAACATATCCCCATGAAAATGATTTTTGAATATGAGGTgaggttttgtctttttttttttttttttattagagtgGTTTCTAGAGGCAGAACAAACTTCAGTCTTTGCAAACAAACAAGTTGCCAAAAGGTAACTATTGTGCTTCTGCACTTAAGAACCAATGACTAATTTGGTCAGAGTACAGTGAATTAAATTCACACTTTCAGTACAACATTATAGATGAGATTGTATGCAGATTACTTGACAGCATAATTTATCAGTTAGTACTAAATCCTTGAAACTGATTTGCTGTATAGCACACTTTAAATATATGCTGAAGGGTCTATCTTTGGTATTAGAAGTTAGAAATAAACAGATGTAGTCTGTCTTAATAATGGCATTGATTTTCAAGGTCTTGGATAACGTAACAAGAAATCTGTTTTTCTTAGCAAGCAGCTTTAAAAGGATATTTCCAATACATTAAGATGCTCAAATATGAAGAACATCTcaaaaaggctttaaaaaacCTGAATGCTAGTGAGGATTTAGAAAATGAATGTATGGCGATGCGGAAACACAAATACATAGATGACGAAGGACCCATTTCTCCTATCGAGGAGACAGAGTAAGTTCacacttattattatttttcttttaaatttgtaaCACCTTCCATCTATTTCCTTAACTGGCATTGAAGTTATGATGAATGCTATCTGTGTACTACATAATCATTAGGGAAACTTATCCTTGCAATATCCCTGAGGCAGGGGAGTAAATCCCCATACCGATCAGGAACTGAGGAATCAGTGAATTAGTTTCTCACGGTCACATAGAAAGCTTGTGGCTGAGCTGCGCGTTCAACTCAGATCATCTAAGTCTCACTGCAGTGTGAGACCATCATCCACTGTGTGCATGTTTCTATGAGACTTGATCTATGAATTTTCAACTCtggtaatttaaatttaattgagTTTAAATCTGGATTGGGAATTACTAAAAGTAATTGTTTTGAGAAACTGTTCACACCTTAATTTCATGCAGTATCACTTTGTGTGGGAGGCCATAAGATCCaaccccagtttaaaaaaaacaaacgcaCGCCTTGGTATCTTGTGGCATAGGGATTGGATTGGGAGTTCGTGGAGTGCAACCTGTCAAGTCTgaggactgtctttttttttttttttttttttttttttccccttgcattTTATGTTTGATTCAGTGAACAAAGTGGAATGGGAAATAGTCAACTTAAAATCATTCTTGTCTGAAATTTGTCTACACTTATTGCAAATAATAGCTGAGCTTTCTATAGCTGAAAGATCAGAGACTTAGTCTTTCTAATGCATAGTCAGTTAAACTATTATGTAAAGTTTTGCTGTTCTCATATGTGGTCAGTCATTTTCCCCCCATTTACATGGGTGTTTCACACAGCCATGAGGGGAAGATGTAAAACCATAACAATTAGCAAGGATGCTTGGGGATCAATAATCAAATCTATTCCTAACTCTTCTCAAACTGAGTGTTTCAAGTTGGCATGTTCCTTTAAGTGTCAAGGTAACTTACAATAGCTGAAGATTGGAAAAACTTCTTCATAAGAATAAGAACCCAATCCTCTGCCCTTGATGACAGTGATGGTGTGACTGACTGACGGAGACCTAATTTTGTGAATAAAGGCTGCAGGATTTGCCTTGGTCTCCAATATGTACAAGTATAAACTCTGTAATGGTTGTGGCTCTGACTAAATTTTCAGAGAATTCACTTTAGAGAAGTGGAAAGCTGAAGAGTGGAAAACTTTTTGCAGACTGACTACCCTGCTCAAAATAAGGAGAACCAGAGAGCAATCAGACTATGCATGTTATAGATTCTTGGGTAAAGGTTACAACTACCCCTTGCACATGTTGCTCAGCTGTGGTTCACTCACAGATGTAATATCAGGCAAACCTAATCCCCCTACCTCTTTTGGCCCATGTTTGACTGTAACAGCAGTGCTATTTAGCTTTCTCTGCTCTACCCTAATACAGACCTGTCCTCTTAATCTCCTCAGTATGCCAGTTGGCTTTTCTTCATGGTTGCCCTGTCCACTCTCTCATATCTACTCTGAAGGCCTTCTCTCTATCTCTTTGCAATATCATTGAAAGCTTGTCCTACCTAATTTCTGATTGTCTTGGGAGATGTCATTTGAGATCAGACTTTTGCAGGAGTGGCCTCCTCATGTAGGTGCAAGTAGTAGCATTGAAGCCAAGAGAAACTCAACTTTTTGTGGGGGTAAAAGGCAAAGACCACTTGTAGTCTTCGTATTTTGTGCTATTACATAAACCTAACCAAACTCtaccatttttatttcagtggagaTGACCACAACTTGGATCCTGATCAAGAAGAACTTGGTGCCACAATAGTTGTGAGTAAACCTGAGTTAACTTCACTCCCCAGTGTAGCATTTTGAAGCAAATTAACCAAAAGAACAATcaagcaaaattaaaatatttttggattaaatatttgttcctggaATTAGACTGTATCTGTGGACTATTATGCCATCTCTGACCCtgcttctttttattaaaaaaaaaaaaattgaaaattcatGGTTCTGACTTGTTTGCCACCCCAAACAATCCTAAATTGAGGAATACAGTTCTGAGAATTACTCATGGGTAGTTCTTGGGAAATATTGTTCTGCATCTCCCAAAATTATTGGCAAAATCCCACTTCAAATCTTGTCTTTTTATAATTGGCTCTTATTCTGATCAGGTTTATATCTTCTGTTGACTTAGGAgaacagctgtttcatattaagCAGCAAACTTCCAAGCAAGAAAAAATCAAAGACAAAAGCAAAGCATGCAAAACTGATCAGGGAAGATGAAATGGAGGAAGAACATGCTGCTGATGGGCCTGGGCCTGTACAGGAGATACTACACAGATCAGAAAACTAGTACATCATGGAATCCCATAAATGCTGATTGCTGTAACCCTGACTCTGAGCATATATCTTCATATGCTGCTCCACTTGGCaacaaaacagtttttgtttGAAGTGACTATGTTCAGCATTCAACTTAAACTTTCAGTTATTGCAAGTGATTAATCTAGCATCGGCTAGGTTGTAAATGTATAACTTCAGTTTCCTTTGGGTGAGTGTATGATTTGTTTGGCAGTGTCTAGAGATAAAATTGTAAATGTTGCAATAAAAATAGAGTAGTAAAGGAGCTGCTCTTATAAAGCTTTGAGGTTTTAATTTGCTCAGTACTATTTGTGGAAAAGGAAGGTAAAATATCAAATTAACTTACCTAACTTG
The DNA window shown above is from Trachemys scripta elegans isolate TJP31775 chromosome 1, CAS_Tse_1.0, whole genome shotgun sequence and carries:
- the TAF1D gene encoding TATA box-binding protein-associated factor RNA polymerase I subunit D, translated to MTDTDEAKTSAFDHFEDSQDLIYTLQEQSNVHEHVAARSSCLGSAQKDSVCEKSSQESYISGRSSKYFTYLTTTVPTNALLDDSGSEIDLSDSTSSLIQHECNITPAARSSTRHLANSPANTLDRDTSSDSSLDPGSPFKLAKSPGLSRSALNLKASFDYHLRRKYRRQAHQRCKEKPKERKKRYKSTGKPRGRPRLTAPQEEQKKRLLDRGFQFSFVEKEYGKKHIPMKMIFEYEQAALKGYFQYIKMLKYEEHLKKALKNLNASEDLENECMAMRKHKYIDDEGPISPIEETDGDDHNLDPDQEELGATIVENSCFILSSKLPSKKKSKTKAKHAKLIREDEMEEEHAADGPGPVQEILHRSEN